A DNA window from Streptomyces sp. 71268 contains the following coding sequences:
- a CDS encoding SURF1 family protein → MYRFLLTPRWWGINVFAALSIPLCLFMGSWQLGRFESRVDSHQEQQDHAAEAESASAAPLAELLPVTTETSGRQAKAVGRYDAARQLLVPDRSLDDREGFYVLTLLRIDGDRALPVVRGWLPGDADSPADRAKVPAVPAGEVTVVGALQASEHSTSNGVQARGGLPKGQLGMISAATLVNLVPYDVHNAWVTVTKATAPLKPVPPAAAEGTGLDLKAFQNLGYTGEWFVFAGFVIFMWFRLFRREVEHARDVALGIVPPSDDSGPGPSDGPDGPDDPGPAPDAASPDPAPEASAPERRPDEDRAPESAPAPEAAGATRG, encoded by the coding sequence GTGTATCGGTTTCTGCTGACGCCCCGGTGGTGGGGGATCAACGTCTTCGCCGCGCTGAGCATCCCGCTGTGCCTGTTCATGGGTAGCTGGCAGCTCGGCCGCTTCGAGTCGCGGGTGGACTCGCACCAGGAGCAGCAGGACCACGCCGCCGAGGCGGAGTCGGCCTCTGCCGCGCCCCTCGCCGAACTGCTGCCCGTGACCACGGAGACCTCGGGCCGGCAGGCCAAGGCGGTCGGACGGTACGACGCCGCGCGGCAGTTGCTCGTCCCGGACCGTTCGCTGGACGACCGCGAGGGTTTCTACGTCCTCACACTGCTGCGCATCGACGGCGACCGCGCCCTGCCTGTCGTACGCGGCTGGCTGCCCGGCGACGCGGACTCCCCGGCGGACCGGGCCAAGGTGCCCGCCGTACCGGCCGGCGAGGTGACTGTGGTCGGCGCGCTCCAGGCGTCGGAACACAGCACCAGCAACGGCGTCCAGGCACGCGGTGGCCTGCCGAAGGGGCAGCTCGGCATGATCAGCGCGGCGACGCTGGTCAACCTCGTGCCGTACGACGTGCACAACGCGTGGGTCACCGTCACGAAGGCGACCGCCCCGTTGAAGCCCGTGCCGCCGGCCGCGGCCGAGGGTACCGGGCTCGACCTGAAGGCGTTCCAGAACCTGGGCTACACCGGTGAGTGGTTCGTCTTCGCTGGCTTCGTCATCTTCATGTGGTTTCGGCTCTTCCGTCGCGAGGTGGAGCACGCCCGCGACGTGGCCCTGGGCATCGTTCCTCCTTCCGATGATTCCGGTCCCGGCCCCTCCGACGGACCGGACGGCCCCGACGACCCCGGGCCCGCCCCCGACGCCGCCTCGCCCGACCCGGCCCCGGAGGCGTCAGCCCCGGAGCGGCGACCCGACGAAGACCGCGCGCCGGAGTCGGCGCCCGCCCCCGAGGCGGCCGGGGCGACCCGCGGCTGA
- a CDS encoding prolyl oligopeptidase family serine peptidase, producing the protein MTESSEAVRGGDGHADGSAGGSAEHGGREGGGGSAAGAAGAVSAEWPDWEKRFRAARVGLPDWAESAPERSLFVSNATGTYELYAWDRATGEQRQVTDRPNGTTDGVLSPDGQSIWWFSDTDGDEFGIWQRQPFTGGPDEPAVPGLAPSYPAGLALGLDGTAVIGRSTDEDGSVIHVVRGARAAGDTGASTGDGTGTQTARSGAADAADVEPGGDQAPACVEIYRHRQSAGVGDLSHDSSLVAIEHTEHGDAMHSAIRVVRLDGTAVAELDDTKGGAEELGLAVLGFAPVAGDARLLVGHQRSGRWEPMIWNPLTGEERALTIDLPGDVGAEWYPDGTALLVDHSYQARSELWRYDLASGELSRVETPKGTISGATARPDGSVEFLWSSAQHPPQVRSTTGRVVLEPPPLPGGLSRAPDSVPVEDAWVEGPAGPVHALVQRPAGEGPFPTVFDIHGGPTWHDSDAFAAGPAAWVDHGYAVVRVNYRGSTGYGRAWTDALKHRVGLIELEDIDAVRAWAVSSGLADPERLVLSGGSWGGYLTLLGLGTQPDVWAVGLAAVPVADYVTAYHDEMEALKAMDRTLLGGTPEEVPERFAASSPLTYVDQVRAPVYISAGVNDPRCPIRQVENYVTRLEQRGAVHEVYRYDAGHGSLVVEERIKQVRMEIAFAERHLGRGGQPTG; encoded by the coding sequence ATGACTGAGAGCAGCGAAGCGGTGCGGGGCGGGGACGGCCATGCGGACGGGAGCGCGGGCGGAAGCGCGGAGCACGGCGGCCGGGAGGGTGGCGGCGGCTCGGCGGCGGGCGCGGCCGGCGCCGTGAGCGCGGAGTGGCCGGACTGGGAGAAGCGGTTCCGCGCGGCGCGCGTGGGGCTGCCGGACTGGGCGGAGAGCGCGCCCGAGCGGTCACTGTTCGTCTCGAACGCCACGGGGACGTACGAGCTGTACGCCTGGGACCGCGCCACGGGCGAGCAGCGCCAGGTGACCGACCGGCCGAACGGCACCACGGACGGCGTGCTGTCCCCCGACGGCCAGTCCATCTGGTGGTTCTCCGACACCGACGGGGACGAGTTCGGAATATGGCAGCGGCAGCCGTTCACGGGCGGGCCGGACGAGCCGGCCGTGCCGGGCCTCGCTCCCTCCTACCCCGCGGGGCTCGCGCTCGGCCTGGACGGCACGGCGGTCATCGGCCGCTCCACGGACGAGGACGGCTCGGTCATCCACGTCGTACGGGGTGCTCGCGCGGCGGGCGACACCGGTGCCAGCACCGGCGACGGCACCGGCACCCAGACGGCCCGCTCCGGGGCCGCGGACGCGGCCGACGTCGAGCCGGGCGGGGACCAGGCCCCCGCCTGCGTGGAGATCTACCGACACCGCCAGTCGGCGGGCGTCGGCGACCTCTCGCACGACTCGTCCCTGGTCGCCATCGAGCACACCGAGCACGGCGACGCGATGCACTCGGCGATCCGGGTGGTGCGCCTTGACGGCACCGCCGTCGCCGAGCTGGACGACACCAAGGGCGGTGCCGAGGAGCTGGGACTCGCCGTGCTGGGCTTCGCGCCGGTGGCGGGCGACGCGCGGCTGCTCGTGGGCCACCAGCGCAGCGGCCGGTGGGAGCCGATGATCTGGAACCCGCTCACCGGCGAGGAGCGCGCGCTCACCATCGACCTGCCCGGTGACGTGGGCGCCGAGTGGTATCCGGACGGCACGGCCCTGCTCGTCGACCACAGCTACCAGGCACGCAGCGAGCTGTGGCGGTACGACCTGGCGTCCGGCGAACTGTCGCGAGTGGAGACGCCCAAGGGCACCATCTCGGGCGCGACGGCCCGACCCGACGGCTCGGTGGAGTTCCTGTGGTCGTCCGCCCAACACCCCCCGCAGGTCCGCTCGACGACCGGCCGCGTCGTGCTGGAGCCCCCGCCGCTGCCGGGCGGGCTCAGCCGGGCCCCGGACTCGGTGCCGGTGGAGGACGCGTGGGTGGAGGGCCCGGCCGGCCCGGTGCACGCGCTGGTGCAACGCCCGGCGGGCGAGGGACCGTTCCCCACCGTCTTCGACATCCACGGCGGGCCGACCTGGCACGACAGCGACGCCTTCGCGGCCGGCCCGGCCGCCTGGGTGGACCACGGCTACGCGGTGGTGCGGGTGAACTACCGGGGCTCGACGGGGTACGGGCGGGCTTGGACCGACGCGCTCAAGCACCGCGTAGGGCTGATCGAGCTGGAGGACATCGACGCGGTGCGCGCGTGGGCCGTCTCCTCGGGGCTGGCCGACCCGGAGCGGCTGGTGCTCAGCGGCGGCTCGTGGGGCGGCTATCTGACGCTGCTCGGCCTCGGCACCCAGCCCGACGTGTGGGCCGTGGGCCTGGCCGCGGTGCCGGTAGCCGACTACGTCACGGCGTACCACGATGAGATGGAGGCGCTGAAGGCGATGGACCGCACGCTCCTCGGCGGGACCCCGGAGGAGGTGCCCGAGCGGTTCGCGGCCTCGTCCCCGCTCACCTACGTCGACCAGGTCCGGGCGCCGGTCTACATCTCGGCCGGCGTGAACGACCCGCGCTGCCCGATCCGCCAGGTGGAGAACTACGTCACCCGGCTTGAGCAGCGCGGCGCGGTGCACGAGGTGTACCGGTACGACGCCGGGCACGGCTCACTCGTTGTGGAGGAACGGATCAAGCAGGTGCGGATGGAGATAGCGTTCGCCGAGCGGCATCTCGGGCGCGGCGGCCAGCCGACCGGGTAG
- a CDS encoding class I SAM-dependent methyltransferase, producing MAHLPAPDDWREANRAMWDERVPIHLASGFYDLDAFRAGRDALCDFQADELGDVTGKSVLHLQCHIGLDTLSLARRGASQVVGLDFSAPAVEAARDLAAELGFGPDRACFVAADVYDAVEAVPDSAYDIVYTGVGALCWLPDIVRWAETVAALVAPGGFLYLSEFHPLVDALDEVTASRIAYDYFNREPWIDETPGTYADTTAPTSCNRRVEWQHPLGSVISALAAAGLRVEFLHEHDMTLFKRFDSLQPEAGTPYYRLPPDQPRVPLMYSLRASKPPAHH from the coding sequence ATGGCACATCTCCCTGCCCCCGATGACTGGCGAGAAGCGAACCGCGCCATGTGGGACGAGCGGGTTCCCATCCACCTGGCCAGCGGTTTCTACGACCTCGACGCCTTCCGCGCGGGCAGGGACGCGCTCTGCGACTTCCAGGCCGACGAGCTCGGTGACGTCACCGGCAAGAGCGTCCTGCACCTCCAGTGCCACATAGGTCTCGACACCCTCTCCCTCGCCCGCCGTGGCGCGTCCCAGGTCGTCGGCCTCGACTTCTCCGCGCCGGCCGTGGAGGCCGCCCGCGACCTCGCCGCCGAGCTGGGCTTCGGCCCCGACCGCGCGTGCTTCGTCGCGGCCGACGTGTACGACGCGGTGGAGGCCGTGCCGGACAGCGCGTACGACATCGTCTACACCGGGGTCGGCGCGCTGTGCTGGCTGCCCGACATCGTGCGCTGGGCGGAGACGGTCGCGGCCCTCGTCGCGCCGGGCGGCTTCCTCTACCTCTCCGAGTTCCACCCGCTGGTGGACGCGCTCGACGAGGTCACCGCCAGCCGCATCGCGTACGACTACTTCAACCGCGAGCCGTGGATCGACGAGACGCCCGGCACGTACGCCGACACCACCGCCCCGACCAGCTGCAACCGGCGGGTGGAATGGCAGCATCCGCTGGGCTCGGTGATCAGTGCCCTGGCCGCCGCGGGGCTGCGCGTCGAGTTCCTGCACGAGCACGACATGACGCTCTTCAAACGCTTCGACTCGCTCCAGCCCGAGGCCGGCACCCCGTACTACCGGCTGCCCCCCGACCAACCGCGCGTTCCCCTGATGTACTCGCTGCGCGCCTCCAAGCCCCCGGCGCACCACTGA
- a CDS encoding beta-ketoacyl-[acyl-carrier-protein] synthase family protein: protein MGVATARTADIAVTGLGVLSPVGLTPEANWAGLCRGRSVAAYDAELAGLPVDFSCRVPGFDATAELGARWARRTDRFSQFAVAAARRAVADAGLDPGAWDGERVGVVLGVGSNSLRTYTAEFRELSAERPDRVSPLALPRSVPNMAAGEVAMDLGACGPGFTTASACASGATAIGVARDLLRGGACDVVLAGGSESACCRMSATCFARLRALSRRTAEPELASRPFDADRDGFVLGEGAAVLVMERYAGARARGARVRALLRGYGATSDAHHPIAPLPDGSGAARAIRIALRDAECAPHEVGHVNAHGTSTRLNDAAEAAALSQVFGQHPPPVTAPKSVVGHALGAAGALEAAYTVLSLEHQAIPPVANFGYQDGDHKLDVVAGAPRRAAMSAAITCSFGFGGHNAVLVFTTG, encoded by the coding sequence ATGGGTGTCGCCACGGCGCGGACCGCCGACATCGCCGTGACCGGGCTCGGGGTGCTCTCGCCCGTGGGGCTGACGCCCGAGGCGAACTGGGCCGGGCTGTGTCGGGGGCGCTCGGTCGCCGCGTACGACGCGGAACTCGCGGGGTTGCCGGTCGACTTCTCCTGCCGGGTGCCCGGGTTCGACGCGACGGCGGAGTTGGGGGCTCGGTGGGCGCGGCGTACCGACCGGTTCAGCCAGTTCGCGGTGGCCGCGGCGCGGCGGGCGGTGGCCGACGCGGGGCTCGACCCCGGCGCGTGGGACGGCGAGCGGGTCGGCGTGGTGCTCGGTGTGGGGTCCAACAGCCTGCGCACGTACACCGCCGAGTTCCGCGAGCTGAGCGCCGAGCGGCCGGACCGTGTGTCGCCGCTGGCCCTGCCGCGCAGCGTGCCGAACATGGCCGCCGGGGAGGTGGCGATGGACCTGGGAGCGTGCGGGCCGGGCTTCACCACCGCCAGCGCCTGCGCGTCGGGCGCGACGGCCATCGGCGTGGCCCGGGACCTGTTGCGCGGGGGCGCGTGCGACGTCGTACTCGCCGGCGGCAGCGAGTCGGCCTGCTGCCGGATGAGCGCCACGTGCTTCGCGCGGCTGCGGGCGCTGTCCCGCAGGACCGCCGAACCCGAGCTGGCCAGCCGCCCCTTCGACGCCGACCGCGACGGGTTCGTGCTGGGCGAGGGTGCGGCGGTGCTGGTCATGGAGCGGTACGCCGGCGCGCGGGCGCGCGGGGCCCGGGTGCGCGCGCTCCTGCGCGGCTACGGCGCCACCAGCGACGCCCACCACCCCATCGCGCCGCTCCCGGACGGTAGCGGCGCGGCGCGTGCGATCCGGATCGCCCTACGGGACGCCGAGTGCGCGCCGCACGAGGTCGGGCACGTGAACGCGCACGGCACCTCGACACGCCTCAACGACGCCGCCGAGGCGGCCGCGTTGAGCCAGGTGTTCGGCCAGCACCCGCCGCCGGTGACGGCGCCCAAGAGCGTCGTCGGGCACGCGCTCGGCGCCGCCGGGGCGTTGGAGGCCGCGTACACGGTCCTCAGCCTTGAGCACCAGGCGATCCCGCCGGTCGCCAACTTCGGCTACCAGGACGGGGACCACAAGCTGGACGTGGTCGCCGGCGCGCCGCGCCGCGCCGCCATGTCCGCCGCGATCACCTGCTCGTTCGGCTTCGGCGGCCACAACGCGGTGCTGGTCTTCACGACCGGGTGA
- a CDS encoding 7-cyano-7-deazaguanine synthase, whose protein sequence is MTESDHLLWWRGCRADRPRHGRWMEIGEETFQETERRSYSRHHLPGPVADWAEDLFRVARAAFIADKYVRRTGARDRWTRRISLSVPVTEYERWQSTATRNHLTALLQTLTGDLWSVDFRPLTGHYVEEPMASPDDVRASEVALFSGGLDSLSWAATRSLADDTRPLLLVMFREIGLLRLQQRVYKAVKRLSECRRVLLLPMSQTPAGDGTGLRLETSSRTRGLLYAAGAIRAATAHGVGTVHIPENGQLALNPPLTPARSAACSTRSVHPWTLVRLNALVTAVADVGSEVEVVNPLATLTKGAVCKAATDAGLTPSDLESTLSCGKPPTRRAGGPPTANCGVCFPCLVRRSGLLHANGTDDTPYEALPWADHAPPARRTDWRALQRWLLDQYTLTDLLTDTPLPPGTDPVAAFELITSGRRELTRLLEMAGADGGAEAI, encoded by the coding sequence ATGACCGAATCCGACCACCTCCTGTGGTGGCGCGGCTGTCGCGCGGACCGGCCTCGTCACGGCCGGTGGATGGAGATCGGCGAGGAAACCTTCCAGGAAACGGAGCGCCGCAGCTACAGCCGACACCATCTGCCCGGCCCTGTCGCCGACTGGGCCGAGGACCTGTTCCGCGTCGCCAGGGCCGCGTTCATCGCCGACAAGTACGTGCGCCGCACCGGCGCCCGAGACCGGTGGACCCGCCGCATCAGCCTCTCCGTGCCGGTCACGGAGTACGAGCGGTGGCAGAGCACGGCCACCCGTAACCACCTCACCGCCCTCCTCCAGACCTTGACCGGAGACCTCTGGAGCGTGGACTTCCGGCCGCTCACCGGCCACTACGTCGAGGAGCCGATGGCCTCCCCCGACGACGTGCGCGCCTCGGAAGTGGCGCTGTTCTCCGGCGGACTGGACTCCCTGAGCTGGGCCGCCACCCGTTCCCTGGCCGACGACACCCGACCGCTGTTGCTCGTGATGTTCCGCGAGATCGGCCTGCTGCGCCTCCAGCAGCGGGTGTACAAGGCCGTCAAACGGCTGAGCGAGTGCCGGCGGGTGCTTCTGCTGCCGATGAGTCAGACCCCGGCGGGCGATGGCACCGGACTACGTCTGGAAACCTCGTCCCGTACCCGCGGCCTGCTGTATGCGGCGGGCGCGATCCGCGCCGCTACCGCGCATGGCGTGGGCACCGTCCACATCCCCGAAAACGGCCAGCTCGCCCTCAATCCGCCTCTGACGCCGGCACGTTCGGCCGCGTGTTCCACCCGCTCCGTACACCCGTGGACGCTGGTACGTCTCAACGCTCTGGTCACCGCGGTGGCGGACGTCGGGAGCGAGGTAGAGGTGGTCAACCCCTTGGCTACGCTGACGAAAGGAGCGGTGTGCAAGGCAGCAACTGACGCGGGCCTTACCCCGTCCGATCTGGAGTCCACCCTGAGCTGCGGCAAACCCCCCACCCGCCGTGCCGGTGGCCCGCCCACGGCCAACTGCGGCGTCTGCTTCCCGTGCCTGGTACGCCGCAGCGGCCTGCTCCACGCGAACGGCACCGACGACACCCCGTACGAGGCCTTGCCTTGGGCCGACCACGCGCCCCCTGCCCGTCGCACCGACTGGCGAGCACTGCAACGCTGGCTGCTGGACCAGTACACGCTTACGGACCTCCTCACCGACACGCCGCTGCCACCGGGCACGGACCCGGTGGCAGCCTTCGAGCTGATCACGAGCGGACGACGGGAGCTGACCCGCCTGCTGGAGATGGCTGGCGCGGACGGGGGCGCCGAAGCGATCTAG
- a CDS encoding metallophosphoesterase, with the protein MRARYGAPLGITAGITAVGAAGLAYAAGFEARSFRLRRVSVPVLPPGAEPLRVLQVSDIHMVSGQRKKRHWLQKLAGLRPDFVVNTGDNLSDPEAVPEVLDALGPLLEFPGTYVFGSNDYYGPKLRNPARYLLEKASGRHGLNGNPPVVGAVHNPWEELRDAFDAAGWIGLSNTRGRLKLDGFEIALTGLDDPHIKRDRYAKVAGGPESDADLSLAIVHAPYLRSLDAFTADGYPLILAGHTHGGQICIPFYGALVTNCDLDTERVKGLSTHRAGGNRSYLHVSAGCGTNRYTPIRFACPPEATLLTLTAREG; encoded by the coding sequence ATGCGCGCGCGATACGGAGCACCCCTGGGAATCACCGCTGGAATCACGGCAGTCGGCGCGGCCGGCCTGGCCTACGCCGCGGGCTTCGAAGCCCGCTCGTTCCGGCTCCGACGCGTCAGCGTTCCGGTACTGCCACCGGGCGCGGAACCGCTCCGGGTGCTCCAGGTCTCCGACATCCACATGGTGTCCGGGCAGCGCAAGAAGCGGCACTGGCTCCAGAAGCTCGCCGGGCTGCGGCCCGACTTCGTGGTCAACACCGGCGACAACCTCTCCGACCCGGAGGCCGTACCCGAGGTGCTGGACGCCCTGGGGCCGCTTCTGGAGTTCCCCGGCACGTATGTCTTCGGCTCCAACGACTACTACGGCCCCAAGCTGCGCAACCCGGCCCGCTACCTGCTGGAGAAGGCCAGCGGCCGGCACGGCCTGAACGGCAACCCGCCGGTCGTGGGCGCGGTGCACAACCCGTGGGAGGAGCTGCGGGACGCGTTCGACGCGGCGGGCTGGATCGGCCTGTCCAACACCCGGGGACGGCTGAAGCTGGACGGCTTCGAGATCGCCCTGACCGGCCTGGACGACCCGCACATCAAGCGCGACCGGTACGCGAAGGTGGCCGGCGGCCCGGAGAGCGACGCCGACCTGTCCCTGGCGATCGTGCACGCCCCGTACCTGCGCAGCCTGGACGCCTTCACCGCCGACGGCTATCCCCTGATCCTCGCGGGCCACACGCACGGCGGCCAGATCTGCATCCCCTTCTACGGGGCCCTGGTCACCAACTGCGACCTGGACACAGAACGGGTCAAGGGCCTGTCCACCCACCGCGCCGGCGGCAACCGCTCCTACCTCCACGTCTCCGCCGGCTGCGGCACCAACCGCTACACCCCCATCCGCTTCGCCTGCCCCCCAGAGGCCACCCTGCTGACCTTGACGGCGCGGGAGGGGTAG
- a CDS encoding GatB/YqeY domain-containing protein translates to MTTLKTRLQDDLTAAIRARDELRSSTLRLTITAITKEEVAGETARELSDAEVEKIIAREAKKRREAAEAFAEGGRAESAERERAEGEVLAEYLPKQLTDDELNALVSDAVAEAKAAGAEGPRAMGAVMKIVNPKVAGRAEGGRVAAAVKRALAG, encoded by the coding sequence ATGACCACGCTCAAGACCAGGCTTCAGGACGACCTCACCGCAGCCATCAGGGCCCGCGATGAGCTGCGCTCTTCCACGCTGCGGCTCACCATCACGGCCATCACCAAGGAGGAGGTCGCGGGCGAGACCGCCCGCGAGCTGTCCGATGCCGAGGTGGAGAAGATCATCGCGCGCGAGGCGAAGAAGCGTCGCGAGGCGGCCGAGGCGTTCGCCGAGGGCGGTCGGGCGGAGTCGGCGGAGCGGGAGCGCGCGGAGGGCGAGGTGCTCGCCGAGTACCTGCCCAAGCAGCTCACCGACGACGAGCTGAACGCGCTGGTCAGCGACGCTGTCGCGGAGGCGAAGGCCGCCGGGGCCGAGGGCCCGCGCGCGATGGGCGCCGTGATGAAGATCGTGAACCCGAAAGTCGCGGGCCGGGCCGAGGGCGGCCGGGTGGCCGCCGCGGTCAAGCGCGCCCTGGCCGGCTGA
- a CDS encoding transglycosylase domain-containing protein — MGKKRSGGGLTTTQQAAKFLGVSVLAGAVLAGIALPAAGVLGLAAKGSVEGFDEIPANMKTPPLSERTTILDVKGNEIAKIYSRDRTVVDLADISPYMQKAIVAIEDARFYEHGAVDLKGVLRALNKNAQSGGVSEGASTLTQQYVKNVFIEEAGNDSDKFAAATEQSVGRKIKELKYAIQVEKELGKKRILQNYLNITFFGQQAYGVEAAAQRYFSKSAKDLNLEQSALLAGLVQSPSRYDPVNDPREATKRRNMVLKRMADVKDITPQQAEAARKKPLGLKVSEPKNGCITAVHGAGFFCDYVRQTFLTNPVFGKTSKERAKRWNQGGLTIRTTLDPRAQNSVQKSITDHVYQTDSVATAVTLVEPGSGRVVGMGQSRPYGFGDNETQINLSADRKMGGSNYGFQTGSTFKPITAAAALEKGKPPHQEYSSPYEMEYPSPVATCKGHWRNDENDPATVANENRTEVGPYRMQEATAKSVNTYFVQLISEIGVCPVTELADKMGMRPASGDKIKQVPSVTLGSEGMSPLTMANAYATFANRGIYCTPVFIDSITGPGGKKLKVPESSCSRAMSTKTADTINTLLRGVVEDGTGRKAGLSSRASAGKTGTTDERKAAWFVGYTPNMAGAVWVGSPGPKDVEMVDITIGGVHHEKVFGADTPGPIWKDAMSGALEGKPAPGFKTVHIDDPDKKKKKKPGRGDDDKPRKPHKPARPGGDKGDDDPWPDITIPPGVIGGGDGDSDGRSNGGRGNGGGRGNGGWPDFG, encoded by the coding sequence ATGGGAAAGAAGCGCTCCGGCGGAGGTCTCACGACGACCCAGCAGGCCGCGAAGTTCCTCGGTGTCAGCGTGCTGGCCGGAGCCGTGCTGGCGGGCATCGCGCTGCCCGCGGCGGGTGTGCTCGGCCTGGCGGCCAAGGGTTCCGTCGAGGGCTTCGACGAGATACCGGCCAACATGAAGACGCCGCCGCTCAGCGAGCGGACCACGATCCTCGACGTCAAGGGCAACGAGATCGCGAAGATCTACTCCCGCGACCGGACCGTGGTGGACCTGGCGGACATCTCCCCGTACATGCAGAAGGCGATCGTCGCCATCGAGGACGCGCGCTTCTACGAGCACGGCGCGGTGGACCTCAAGGGGGTGCTGCGCGCGCTGAACAAGAACGCGCAGTCCGGCGGCGTCTCCGAGGGCGCGTCCACGCTGACCCAGCAGTACGTGAAGAACGTCTTCATCGAAGAGGCCGGCAACGACTCGGACAAGTTCGCCGCCGCCACCGAACAGAGCGTCGGCCGCAAGATCAAGGAACTGAAGTACGCGATCCAGGTCGAGAAGGAACTGGGCAAGAAGCGCATCCTGCAGAACTACCTGAACATCACGTTCTTCGGGCAGCAGGCGTACGGCGTGGAGGCCGCCGCCCAGCGCTACTTCAGCAAGAGCGCCAAGGACCTCAACCTGGAGCAGTCGGCGCTGCTCGCCGGTCTCGTCCAGTCGCCGAGCCGGTACGACCCGGTCAACGATCCGCGCGAAGCGACCAAACGGCGCAACATGGTGCTCAAGCGGATGGCCGATGTGAAGGACATCACGCCGCAGCAGGCCGAGGCCGCGCGCAAGAAGCCGCTCGGCCTGAAGGTCAGCGAGCCCAAGAACGGCTGCATCACCGCCGTCCACGGGGCCGGCTTCTTCTGTGACTACGTGCGCCAGACCTTCCTCACCAACCCGGTCTTCGGCAAGACGTCCAAGGAGCGGGCCAAGCGTTGGAACCAGGGCGGCCTGACCATCCGTACGACGCTCGACCCTCGGGCGCAGAACTCCGTACAGAAGTCGATCACCGACCACGTCTACCAGACGGACTCGGTGGCCACCGCCGTCACGCTGGTCGAGCCGGGCTCGGGCCGGGTCGTCGGGATGGGGCAGTCGCGGCCGTACGGCTTCGGCGACAACGAGACCCAGATCAACCTGTCGGCCGACCGGAAGATGGGCGGCTCGAACTACGGCTTCCAGACTGGTTCGACGTTCAAGCCGATCACCGCGGCCGCGGCCCTGGAGAAGGGCAAGCCGCCGCACCAGGAGTACTCGTCGCCGTACGAGATGGAGTACCCGAGCCCGGTGGCCACGTGTAAGGGCCACTGGCGGAACGACGAGAACGACCCCGCGACCGTGGCGAACGAAAACCGCACGGAGGTCGGCCCGTACCGGATGCAGGAGGCGACCGCGAAGTCGGTCAACACCTACTTCGTCCAGTTGATCAGCGAGATCGGTGTCTGCCCGGTCACCGAGCTGGCCGACAAGATGGGGATGCGCCCGGCGAGCGGTGACAAGATCAAGCAGGTGCCCTCCGTCACCCTCGGCAGTGAGGGCATGTCCCCGCTGACCATGGCCAACGCGTACGCGACGTTCGCCAACCGCGGCATCTACTGCACGCCCGTCTTCATCGACTCGATCACCGGGCCGGGCGGCAAGAAGCTGAAGGTGCCGGAGTCGTCGTGCTCGCGGGCCATGTCGACCAAGACGGCCGACACGATCAACACCCTGCTGCGCGGCGTCGTCGAGGACGGCACCGGCAGGAAGGCGGGGCTGAGCAGCCGGGCCAGCGCGGGCAAGACGGGTACGACGGACGAGCGGAAGGCCGCCTGGTTCGTCGGGTACACGCCGAACATGGCGGGTGCCGTATGGGTCGGCAGCCCCGGTCCGAAGGACGTCGAGATGGTGGACATCACCATCGGTGGCGTCCACCACGAGAAGGTGTTCGGCGCCGACACTCCGGGTCCGATCTGGAAGGACGCGATGAGCGGCGCGCTGGAGGGCAAGCCGGCGCCCGGCTTCAAGACCGTGCACATCGACGATCCCGACAAGAAGAAAAAGAAGAAGCCGGGGCGCGGCGACGACGACAAGCCGCGTAAGCCCCACAAGCCGGCGCGCCCCGGTGGCGACAAGGGCGACGACGACCCGTGGCCCGACATCACCATCCCGCCGGGCGTGATCGGCGGCGGCGACGGCGACAGCGATGGTCGGAGCAACGGTGGCCGGGGTAACGGCGGTGGTCGCGGCAACGGCGGCTGGCCGGACTTCGGCTAA
- a CDS encoding WhiB family transcriptional regulator, giving the protein MGWVTDWSAQAACRTTDPDELFVQGAAQNRAKAVCTGCPVRTECLADALDNRVEFGVWGGMTERERRALLRRRPTVTSWRRLLETARTEYERGAGILPVGLDDDEYDHYDSDYAAVG; this is encoded by the coding sequence ATGGGCTGGGTAACCGACTGGAGTGCGCAGGCAGCCTGCCGCACTACCGATCCGGATGAACTTTTCGTACAAGGCGCGGCGCAGAACAGGGCCAAGGCCGTCTGCACCGGTTGCCCGGTGCGCACGGAGTGCCTCGCGGACGCGCTGGACAACCGCGTCGAGTTCGGCGTGTGGGGCGGCATGACCGAGCGGGAGCGGAGGGCGCTGTTGCGCCGCCGTCCGACGGTCACCTCCTGGCGCAGACTGCTGGAGACCGCGCGCACGGAGTACGAGCGCGGCGCGGGCATCCTGCCCGTCGGCCTCGATGACGACGAGTACGACCACTACGACAGCGACTACGCGGCGGTCGGATAG